Proteins found in one Pseudomonas mosselii genomic segment:
- a CDS encoding polyamine ABC transporter substrate-binding protein has product MRTLLIAPLMLAASVAGAADSVKIYNWSSYIAPDTLKSFQQTTGIVPTYDVFDSNETLDGKLMTGNSGYDVVFPSNHFMARQIQGKALKKLDKSQLPNWKNLNPVLLKALEVNDPGNQYGFPYLWGSTGIGYNIDKVKAVLGENAPIDSWDLFFKPEYLSKLKRCGVAVLDNGPELLPIALHYLGLPHHSQNPADYDKAKALLMTVRPYISYFHSSKYTGDLANGDVCLVVGFSGDVLQAKNRAEEAKNGVKVGYSIPKEGAPMWFDMVAMPADAPNEKAGYAYMNYLLQPEVMANISNFVQYANGNQQADGLVDPAMKGNTMIYPSADVMGKLYALEAMPAKIDRIRTRIWTSIKAGN; this is encoded by the coding sequence ATGCGCACGCTCCTTATCGCTCCCCTGATGCTGGCCGCAAGCGTTGCCGGCGCCGCCGACTCGGTGAAGATCTACAACTGGTCGAGCTACATCGCCCCGGACACCCTGAAGAGCTTCCAGCAAACCACCGGCATCGTGCCCACCTACGATGTGTTCGACAGCAACGAGACACTCGACGGCAAGCTGATGACCGGCAACTCCGGCTACGACGTGGTGTTCCCGTCCAACCACTTCATGGCCCGGCAGATCCAGGGCAAGGCCCTGAAAAAACTCGACAAGTCGCAGCTGCCGAACTGGAAGAACCTCAACCCGGTGCTGCTCAAGGCGCTGGAGGTGAACGACCCGGGCAACCAGTACGGCTTCCCCTACCTGTGGGGCAGCACCGGCATCGGCTACAACATCGACAAGGTCAAGGCGGTGCTCGGCGAAAACGCGCCCATCGACTCGTGGGACCTGTTCTTCAAGCCCGAGTACCTCTCCAAGCTCAAGCGCTGCGGCGTGGCCGTACTGGACAATGGCCCCGAGCTGCTGCCGATCGCCCTGCACTACCTGGGCCTGCCGCACCACAGCCAGAACCCGGCGGACTACGACAAGGCCAAGGCGTTGCTGATGACAGTGCGCCCGTACATCAGCTACTTCCACTCCTCGAAGTACACCGGCGACCTGGCCAATGGCGATGTGTGCCTGGTGGTGGGCTTCTCGGGTGACGTGCTGCAGGCAAAGAACCGCGCCGAGGAGGCGAAGAACGGGGTGAAGGTGGGCTACTCGATTCCGAAGGAAGGCGCGCCTATGTGGTTCGACATGGTCGCCATGCCGGCCGATGCGCCCAACGAGAAAGCCGGGTACGCCTACATGAACTATCTGTTGCAGCCGGAAGTGATGGCGAACATCAGCAACTTCGTGCAATACGCCAATGGCAACCAGCAGGCCGACGGGCTGGTGGACCCGGCGATGAAGGGCAACACGATGATCTACCCGAGCGCGGATGTGATGGGCAAGCTGTATGCCCTGGAGGCGATGCCGGCGAAGATCGACCGGATCAGGACGCGGATCTGGACCAGCATAAAAGCAGGGAATTGA
- a CDS encoding ABC transporter permease subunit, whose protein sequence is MLSFIARRLGLLIPTFFGITLLTFALIRLIPGDPVEVMMGERRVDPEMHAQAMERLGLNKPLPAQYLDYVGKLAQGDLGESLRTRESVWNEFLTLFPATLELAMAALLFAGVIGLLAGVIAALKRGSLFDHGVMGISLAGYSMPIFWWGLILIMFFSVSLGWTPVSGRIDLLYDIEPKTGFMLIDTLLSDEEGAFKDAVMHLILPAIVLGTIPLAVIARMTRSSMLEVLREDYIRTARAKGLSPSRVVFIHGLRNALIPVLTVFGLQVGTLLAGAVLTETIFSWPGIGKWLIEAIGARDYPVVQNGILLIACLVILVNFVVDILYGLANPRIRHQR, encoded by the coding sequence ATGTTGAGTTTTATTGCCCGACGCCTGGGTCTGCTGATCCCGACCTTCTTCGGTATCACCCTGCTGACCTTCGCGCTCATACGCCTGATCCCCGGCGACCCGGTCGAAGTGATGATGGGCGAACGCCGGGTCGACCCTGAAATGCACGCCCAGGCCATGGAGCGCCTGGGCCTGAACAAACCGCTGCCGGCCCAGTATCTGGACTATGTCGGCAAGCTCGCCCAGGGCGACCTCGGCGAATCCCTGCGCACCCGTGAAAGCGTATGGAACGAGTTCCTCACCTTATTCCCGGCAACCCTGGAGCTGGCCATGGCCGCCCTGCTGTTCGCCGGGGTCATCGGCCTGCTGGCCGGGGTGATCGCCGCGCTCAAGCGCGGCTCGCTGTTCGACCACGGGGTGATGGGTATCTCCCTGGCCGGCTACTCGATGCCGATCTTCTGGTGGGGCCTGATCCTGATCATGTTCTTCTCGGTAAGCCTGGGCTGGACGCCGGTCTCCGGACGCATCGACCTGCTCTACGACATCGAACCGAAAACCGGCTTCATGCTCATCGACACGCTGCTCAGCGACGAGGAAGGCGCGTTCAAGGATGCAGTGATGCACCTGATCCTGCCGGCCATCGTGCTGGGCACCATCCCGCTGGCGGTGATCGCCCGCATGACCCGTTCGTCGATGCTCGAGGTGCTGCGCGAGGACTACATCCGTACCGCCCGCGCCAAGGGCCTTTCGCCGTCGCGCGTGGTGTTCATCCACGGCCTGCGCAACGCGCTGATCCCGGTGCTGACCGTGTTCGGCCTGCAGGTCGGCACGCTGCTCGCGGGCGCCGTGCTCACCGAAACCATCTTCTCCTGGCCGGGCATCGGCAAATGGCTGATCGAGGCCATCGGTGCCCGTGACTACCCCGTGGTCCAGAACGGCATCCTGTTGATCGCCTGCCTGGTGATCCTGGTCAACTTCGTCGTGGACATCCTCTACGGCCTGGCCAACCCACGCATCCGTCATCAGCGCTGA
- a CDS encoding ABC transporter substrate-binding protein — protein MKMLPLRAALAAVILGAASNLAAKPLVVCTEASPEGFDIVQYTTAVTADATAEAIFNRLVDFKPGTTEIQPALATSWDVSPDGLVYTFHLREGVKFHTTDYFTPTRDFNADDVLWSLNRQLKKDHPWHDKTSVGYPYFESMAFKDLLKSVEKTDDHTVVITLTRPEAPFLRDLAMAFTSIYSAEYGDQLLKAGKTGDLNSKPIGTGPFVFQRYSKDAQVRYKANPDYFRGKPPADGLIFAIATDSNVRLQKLRANECQIALYPKPDDVPGIKTDPKLKVAEIEALVTGYISMNTQHKYLSDVRVRKAINMAFDRQTHVDQLFGKGNALPGVNPYPPTMIGYNTDNKNPPHDLDKARALLKEAGVPEGTVITLFTRNGGGPTNPNPRLSAEMLQSDLAKIGIKLDIRVMEWAEMLRRAKKGEADLVSAGWAGDNGDPDNFLTPMLSCDAAKSGENYARWCNQKFQDLITRAREVIDNDERAKLYNEALAVYDEDQPWISMAHPKMFTAMRANVEGYVINPLTNNNFATTRVK, from the coding sequence ATGAAAATGCTACCGCTACGTGCTGCCTTGGCAGCCGTCATCCTGGGCGCCGCATCGAATCTGGCGGCCAAGCCGCTGGTGGTGTGCACCGAAGCCAGCCCGGAAGGCTTCGACATCGTCCAGTACACCACCGCCGTGACCGCCGACGCCACGGCCGAGGCCATCTTCAACCGCCTGGTCGACTTCAAGCCCGGCACCACTGAGATCCAGCCGGCCCTGGCCACCAGCTGGGACGTCAGCCCCGACGGGCTGGTCTATACCTTCCACCTGCGCGAAGGCGTCAAGTTCCACACCACCGACTACTTCACCCCCACCCGCGACTTCAACGCCGATGACGTGCTGTGGAGCCTGAACCGCCAGTTGAAGAAAGACCACCCATGGCACGACAAGACCAGCGTCGGCTACCCCTATTTCGAGAGCATGGCCTTCAAGGACCTGCTCAAGTCGGTCGAAAAGACCGACGACCACACCGTGGTGATTACCCTGACCCGCCCGGAAGCACCCTTCCTGCGCGACCTGGCCATGGCCTTCACCTCGATCTACTCCGCCGAGTACGGCGACCAGTTGCTCAAGGCCGGCAAGACCGGCGATCTCAACAGCAAGCCGATCGGCACCGGCCCGTTCGTGTTCCAGCGCTACAGCAAGGACGCCCAGGTTCGCTACAAGGCCAACCCGGACTACTTCCGCGGCAAGCCGCCAGCCGACGGGCTGATCTTCGCCATCGCCACCGACAGTAACGTGCGCCTGCAAAAGTTGCGTGCCAACGAGTGCCAGATCGCCCTGTACCCCAAGCCTGACGACGTGCCGGGGATCAAGACCGATCCAAAACTCAAGGTTGCCGAGATCGAGGCGCTGGTCACCGGCTACATCTCGATGAACACCCAGCACAAGTACCTGAGCGACGTGCGCGTGCGCAAGGCGATCAACATGGCCTTCGACCGCCAGACCCACGTCGACCAGCTGTTCGGCAAGGGCAACGCGCTACCGGGGGTCAACCCGTACCCGCCGACCATGATCGGCTACAACACCGACAACAAGAACCCGCCCCACGACCTCGACAAGGCCCGTGCCCTGCTCAAGGAAGCCGGCGTGCCGGAAGGCACGGTGATCACCCTGTTCACCCGCAACGGCGGCGGCCCGACCAACCCCAACCCGCGTCTGTCGGCCGAAATGCTTCAATCCGACCTGGCCAAGATCGGCATCAAGCTCGACATCCGCGTGATGGAATGGGCCGAAATGCTGCGTCGCGCCAAGAAGGGCGAGGCCGACCTGGTGTCGGCGGGCTGGGCCGGCGACAACGGCGACCCGGACAACTTCCTCACGCCGATGCTCAGCTGCGATGCGGCCAAGAGTGGCGAGAACTACGCGCGCTGGTGCAACCAGAAATTCCAGGACCTGATCACCCGCGCCCGCGAAGTGATCGACAACGACGAGCGCGCCAAGCTCTATAACGAGGCTTTGGCGGTGTACGATGAAGACCAGCCGTGGATCAGCATGGCCCACCCGAAAATGTTCACCGCCATGCGCGCGAACGTCGAAGGCTATGTGATCAACCCACTGACCAACAACAACTTCGCCACCACCCGGGTGAAGTAG
- a CDS encoding NAD(P)/FAD-dependent oxidoreductase, whose amino-acid sequence MQPLRTISLWMDQLDEPLCARPALRQDLDVDVCIIGAGYTGLWTAYYLKHQAPQLNIAVIEANIAGFGASGRNGGWLMGNLLGEDRLLATLSPQQRRESIDLLHGIPDEVHDVLLREGIACDYRKGGVLYCAARYPEQERSLRAWLDDLYRQGMNEDDYRWLRPEQLDAQLKVSNPYGALYSPHVATIQPARLVRGLARTVEAMGVPIYENTPAIDWQTGEVRTPLARIRSHWMVPAVEGYAASLPPLGRHQLPVQSLLVATEPLPESTWEQIGLSQGQAFSENSRQVTYGQRSADNRLVFGARGGYRFGGRLRENFTLTDNEIELRRYLFGELFPQLKHVRITHSWGGNLGMARRFRPHMLCDRQRGIALSGGYGGEGVGATNLGGRTLAALILGQHNALTAQPWVHDNRPLASLASWPPEPCRWLGYNAIIQSFVHEDRTLANPASAPWRRRLASGLADFMEGFMH is encoded by the coding sequence ATGCAACCCCTGCGCACGATCAGCCTGTGGATGGACCAGCTCGACGAGCCCCTGTGCGCGCGCCCGGCCCTGCGCCAGGACCTTGATGTCGATGTGTGCATCATCGGCGCCGGTTACACCGGCCTGTGGACCGCTTACTACCTCAAGCACCAGGCGCCGCAGTTGAACATCGCCGTGATCGAGGCCAATATCGCCGGCTTCGGCGCCTCCGGACGCAACGGCGGCTGGCTGATGGGCAACCTGCTGGGCGAGGATCGCCTGCTGGCCACGCTCTCGCCGCAGCAGCGGCGTGAAAGCATCGACCTGCTGCACGGCATTCCCGACGAAGTCCACGATGTGCTCCTGCGCGAAGGCATCGCCTGCGACTACCGCAAGGGCGGGGTGCTGTACTGCGCCGCCCGTTACCCGGAACAGGAACGCAGCCTGCGCGCCTGGCTCGATGACCTCTACCGCCAGGGCATGAACGAGGACGACTACCGCTGGCTGCGCCCCGAACAGCTGGATGCCCAGTTGAAGGTGAGCAACCCCTACGGCGCCCTCTACAGCCCGCATGTGGCCACGATCCAACCGGCCAGATTGGTGCGCGGCCTGGCACGGACGGTCGAGGCCATGGGCGTGCCGATCTACGAAAACACCCCGGCCATCGACTGGCAGACCGGCGAAGTGCGCACCCCACTGGCACGCATCCGCAGCCATTGGATGGTGCCGGCCGTCGAAGGCTACGCCGCCAGCTTGCCCCCGCTCGGGCGGCACCAGTTGCCGGTGCAGAGCCTGCTGGTGGCCACCGAGCCGTTGCCCGAGTCGACCTGGGAACAGATCGGCCTGAGCCAGGGCCAGGCCTTCAGCGAAAACAGCCGCCAGGTCACCTACGGCCAGCGCAGCGCCGACAACCGCCTGGTGTTCGGTGCCCGCGGCGGCTACCGCTTCGGCGGTCGCCTGCGCGAGAACTTCACCCTCACCGACAACGAGATCGAGCTACGCCGCTACCTGTTCGGCGAGCTGTTCCCGCAGCTCAAGCATGTGCGCATCACCCATTCCTGGGGCGGCAACCTGGGCATGGCCCGGCGCTTCCGCCCGCACATGCTGTGCGATCGCCAGCGCGGCATCGCCCTGTCCGGCGGCTACGGCGGCGAAGGCGTCGGCGCCACCAACCTGGGCGGACGCACCCTGGCGGCCCTGATCCTCGGCCAGCACAACGCGCTCACCGCCCAGCCCTGGGTGCATGACAACCGCCCGCTGGCGAGCCTGGCCAGCTGGCCACCTGAGCCCTGCCGCTGGCTGGGCTACAACGCGATCATCCAGAGTTTCGTCCACGAGGACCGGACCCTCGCCAACCCGGCCAGTGCCCCCTGGCGGCGGCGCCTGGCCAGCGGGTTGGCCGACTTCATGGAAGGTTTCATGCACTGA
- a CDS encoding OprD family porin, which yields MLIRTTTTALALSVGAFCALAQAEPVSQDFVPFALKSSSEQAEAKGFIDGQSLSGSTRNWYARERATRAPLWKYTKGDGTRHDTHSRDNWVQGTILNYSSGFTEGTVGFAVEAAAYNAIALEQGRAAVAGPNNRTLTHSDGDPIGQWSKMGLGNVKARISNTTLTVGRQSVDTPMIAYIGNRALPSSFQGAFLHSAEFENLSFDVGTFDRVSPRTEQSLSKFRSEYGNGRETDRASTVGLNYQPLKSLTTSLYATKVEDFWNQYYFGANHVLGDSAVLSLTTGLNYYKTVDEGSKKMGEIDNDTYSLSFGLTHQAHTLSASWQQVNGNEYFDYLHETNGIYLANSLLSDFNGPNEKSLQISYVLNMAPYGVPGLKFNVYNARGWGIDGTHYKGTAYDVRGQDGENHYEWGIGTSYAVQSGMLKDTTIRATYTAHRASKAQADGSLDELRVVTTIPFNIL from the coding sequence ATGTTGATTCGTACCACAACCACCGCACTGGCCTTGTCCGTCGGCGCCTTCTGCGCCCTCGCCCAGGCCGAACCCGTGAGCCAGGACTTCGTGCCGTTCGCGCTCAAGTCCAGCAGTGAGCAGGCCGAAGCCAAAGGCTTCATCGATGGCCAGAGCCTGTCCGGCAGCACCCGCAACTGGTATGCCCGCGAACGCGCCACCCGTGCGCCGCTGTGGAAGTACACCAAGGGTGACGGCACCCGCCACGACACCCACAGCCGTGACAACTGGGTGCAGGGCACCATCCTCAACTACAGCTCGGGCTTCACCGAAGGCACCGTGGGCTTCGCCGTCGAGGCCGCGGCCTACAACGCCATCGCCCTCGAGCAGGGCCGCGCCGCCGTGGCCGGCCCGAACAACCGTACGCTGACCCACAGCGACGGCGACCCGATCGGCCAGTGGAGCAAGATGGGCCTGGGCAACGTCAAGGCCCGCATCTCCAACACCACGCTGACCGTGGGCCGCCAGTCGGTCGACACGCCGATGATCGCCTATATCGGCAACCGCGCATTGCCGTCGAGCTTCCAGGGTGCGTTCCTGCATAGCGCCGAGTTCGAGAACCTGTCGTTCGACGTGGGTACCTTCGACCGCGTCTCGCCGCGTACCGAGCAGAGCCTGAGCAAGTTCCGCAGCGAATACGGCAACGGCAGGGAAACCGACCGCGCCAGCACCGTCGGCCTCAACTACCAGCCGCTCAAGAGCCTGACCACCAGCCTCTACGCCACCAAGGTCGAGGACTTCTGGAACCAGTACTACTTCGGCGCCAACCACGTGCTGGGCGACAGCGCGGTGCTGAGCCTGACCACCGGTCTGAACTACTACAAGACCGTGGACGAAGGCAGCAAGAAGATGGGCGAGATCGACAACGACACCTACAGCCTGTCGTTCGGCCTGACCCACCAGGCCCATACCCTCAGCGCCTCCTGGCAGCAGGTCAACGGCAACGAATACTTCGACTACCTGCACGAAACCAACGGCATCTACCTGGCCAACTCCCTGCTGTCGGACTTCAACGGTCCGAACGAAAAGTCCCTGCAGATCAGCTATGTGCTGAACATGGCGCCGTATGGCGTGCCGGGCCTGAAGTTCAACGTCTACAACGCCCGCGGCTGGGGCATCGACGGCACCCACTACAAGGGCACCGCCTATGACGTCCGTGGCCAGGACGGCGAAAACCACTACGAGTGGGGCATCGGCACCAGCTACGCGGTGCAAAGCGGCATGCTGAAGGACACCACCATCCGCGCCACCTATACCGCCCACCGTGCCAGCAAGGCCCAGGCCGACGGCAGCCTCGACGAGCTCCGCGTCGTGACCACCATTCCGTTCAACATCCTCTGA
- a CDS encoding ABC transporter permease subunit, translating to MTSPIPKSVTPPSVVDQSLLYPSPYKEFWQAFSRNKGAVAGLAFMTLVVFCALFAPWVAPHNPSEQYRDFLLTPPVWLEGGTWQFILGTDELGRDLLSRLIQGARLSLLIGLSSVVMSLIPGILLGLLAGFFPQILGPSIMRLMDVMLALPSLLLAVAIVAILGPGLINTVIAIAIVSLPSYVRLTRAAVMGELNRDYVTAARLAGAGLPRLMFVTVLPNCMAPLIVQATLSFSSAILDAAALGFLGLGVQPPTPEWGTMLASARDYIERAWWVVSLPGLTILLSVLAINLMGDGLRDALDPKLKNAA from the coding sequence ATGACCAGCCCGATTCCAAAATCCGTCACCCCGCCCAGCGTGGTCGACCAAAGCTTGCTCTACCCCTCGCCATACAAAGAGTTCTGGCAGGCCTTCTCGCGCAACAAGGGCGCGGTGGCCGGCCTGGCCTTCATGACCCTGGTGGTGTTCTGCGCCCTGTTTGCCCCCTGGGTCGCGCCGCACAACCCCAGCGAGCAGTACCGCGACTTCCTGCTCACCCCACCGGTGTGGCTCGAAGGCGGCACCTGGCAGTTCATCCTCGGCACCGACGAACTGGGCCGCGACCTGCTCTCGCGCCTGATCCAGGGCGCCCGCCTGTCGCTGCTGATCGGCCTGTCATCGGTGGTGATGTCGCTGATCCCGGGCATCCTGCTTGGCCTGCTGGCCGGCTTCTTCCCGCAGATCCTCGGCCCCTCGATCATGCGCCTGATGGACGTGATGCTGGCCCTGCCATCGCTGCTGCTGGCCGTGGCCATCGTCGCCATCCTCGGCCCAGGCTTGATCAACACGGTGATCGCCATCGCCATCGTCTCGCTGCCCTCCTACGTGCGCCTGACCCGCGCCGCGGTGATGGGCGAGCTGAACCGCGACTACGTCACCGCCGCGCGCCTGGCCGGCGCCGGCCTGCCACGCCTGATGTTCGTCACCGTGCTGCCCAACTGCATGGCGCCGCTGATCGTCCAGGCAACGCTGAGCTTCTCCTCGGCCATTCTGGATGCCGCCGCCCTGGGCTTCCTCGGCCTCGGCGTCCAGCCGCCGACCCCCGAGTGGGGCACCATGCTGGCCTCGGCCCGCGACTACATCGAGCGCGCCTGGTGGGTGGTGAGCCTGCCCGGCCTGACCATCTTGCTCAGTGTGCTGGCAATCAACCTGATGGGCGACGGCCTGCGCGATGCGCTGGACCCGAAACTCAAGAACGCCGCCTGA
- a CDS encoding peptide ABC transporter ATP-binding protein, producing the protein MAVVLSARELTRHYEVSRGMFKGHALVRALNGVSFELEAGKTLAVVGESGCGKSTLARALTLIEEPSSGSLQIAGHEVKGASKDQRKQLRRDVQMVFQSPYASLNPRQKIGDQLAEPLLINTSLSKTERREKVQKMMEQVGLRPEHYQRYPHMFSGGQRQRIALARAMMLQPKVLVADEPTSALDVSIQAQVLNLFMDLQKEFNTAYVFISHNLAVVRHVADQVLVMYLGRPAEMGPKEDIYEKPLHPYTQALLSATPAIHPDPLKPKIRIAGELPNPLNPPDGCAFHKRCPYATDRCAKEVPALRQVSTRQVACHYAEQFL; encoded by the coding sequence ATGGCCGTCGTTCTTTCCGCTCGTGAGCTGACCCGCCACTACGAAGTCTCCCGCGGCATGTTCAAGGGGCATGCGCTGGTCCGCGCGCTCAACGGCGTGTCGTTCGAACTGGAGGCCGGCAAGACCCTGGCCGTGGTCGGTGAGTCCGGCTGTGGCAAATCGACCCTGGCCCGGGCCCTGACCCTGATCGAGGAACCCTCCTCCGGCTCGCTGCAAATCGCCGGCCACGAGGTCAAGGGCGCCAGCAAGGACCAGCGCAAGCAACTGCGTCGCGACGTGCAGATGGTGTTCCAGAGCCCCTACGCCTCGCTCAACCCACGGCAGAAGATCGGCGACCAGCTCGCCGAGCCACTGCTGATCAACACCTCGCTGAGCAAGACCGAGCGTCGCGAGAAAGTGCAGAAGATGATGGAGCAGGTGGGCCTGCGCCCCGAGCACTACCAGCGTTATCCGCACATGTTCTCCGGCGGACAGCGCCAGCGCATCGCCCTGGCCCGGGCAATGATGCTGCAGCCCAAGGTGCTGGTGGCCGACGAGCCGACCTCGGCCCTCGACGTGTCGATCCAGGCCCAGGTGCTGAACCTGTTCATGGACCTGCAAAAGGAGTTCAACACCGCCTACGTGTTCATCTCCCACAACCTGGCGGTGGTACGTCATGTGGCCGACCAGGTGCTGGTGATGTACCTGGGGCGGCCGGCGGAGATGGGACCGAAGGAAGATATCTACGAGAAGCCGTTGCACCCGTACACGCAGGCGCTGCTGTCTGCGACCCCGGCGATCCACCCGGATCCGCTCAAGCCGAAGATCCGCATCGCCGGTGAACTGCCCAACCCACTGAATCCGCCGGATGGTTGCGCGTTCCACAAGCGTTGCCCTTATGCCACCGACCGTTGCGCCAAGGAAGTACCGGCGTTGCGGCAGGTGAGTACACGGCAGGTGGCTTGCCATTATGCCGAGCAGTTCCTGTAG
- a CDS encoding cupin domain-containing protein: MSITQFKHTDSVILDSATPVAVPLGEPVAVTSVTCIERNDGVETGIWECTPGRWRRQIVQQEFCHFIKGRCTFTPDGGEPLVIEAGDALMLPANSVGTWDIQETVRKTYVLIF; this comes from the coding sequence ATGAGCATCACCCAGTTCAAGCACACCGACAGCGTTATCCTGGACAGCGCCACCCCGGTTGCCGTGCCCCTCGGCGAGCCGGTTGCGGTCACCTCGGTCACCTGCATCGAACGCAATGACGGCGTCGAGACCGGGATATGGGAGTGCACCCCGGGGCGCTGGCGGCGGCAGATCGTGCAACAGGAGTTCTGCCACTTCATCAAGGGCCGCTGCACCTTCACCCCAGATGGCGGCGAGCCGCTAGTCATAGAAGCCGGAGACGCCCTGATGCTACCGGCCAACAGCGTCGGCACCTGGGATATCCAGGAGACCGTGCGCAAGACCTACGTACTGATTTTCTGA
- a CDS encoding ABC transporter ATP-binding protein, protein MSLLQINNLNVRFGDANAVPVVDGLELSVDAGEILAIVGESGSGKSVTMMALMGLIDAPGRITADVLNFDGIDMLKLSGRQRRKVVGKDIAMVFQDPMTALNPSYTVGYQIEEVLRQHLGLKGKAARQRALELLKKVEIPAAESRLDAYPHQLSGGMSQRVAIAMAIAGEPKLLIADEPTTALDVTIQAQIMELLVNLQKERNMALILITHDLAVVAETAKRVCVMYAGQAVEVGQVPELFDIPAHPYSEALLAAIPEHSIGAERLATLPGIVPGRYDRPQGCLLSPRCPYVQENCRRQRPALDPQAHSLVRCFYPLNQEVA, encoded by the coding sequence ATGTCACTGTTGCAGATCAACAACCTGAACGTGCGCTTCGGCGACGCCAATGCCGTGCCCGTGGTGGATGGCCTCGAACTGAGCGTGGACGCCGGCGAGATCCTCGCCATCGTTGGCGAGTCCGGCTCCGGCAAGTCCGTCACCATGATGGCCCTGATGGGCCTGATCGACGCCCCTGGGCGCATCACCGCCGACGTGCTCAACTTCGACGGCATCGACATGCTCAAGCTCAGCGGCCGCCAGCGCCGCAAAGTGGTGGGCAAGGACATCGCCATGGTCTTCCAGGACCCGATGACCGCGCTCAACCCCAGCTACACCGTGGGCTACCAGATCGAGGAAGTGCTGCGCCAGCACCTCGGCCTGAAAGGCAAGGCCGCGCGCCAGCGTGCCCTTGAGCTGCTGAAGAAGGTCGAGATCCCGGCCGCCGAAAGCCGCCTGGACGCCTACCCGCACCAGCTGTCCGGCGGCATGAGTCAACGGGTGGCGATCGCCATGGCCATCGCCGGCGAGCCGAAGCTGCTGATCGCCGACGAACCGACCACTGCCCTGGATGTGACCATCCAGGCGCAGATCATGGAGCTGTTGGTCAACCTGCAGAAGGAGCGCAACATGGCGCTCATTCTCATCACCCACGACCTGGCGGTGGTCGCCGAGACCGCCAAGCGCGTATGCGTGATGTACGCGGGCCAGGCCGTCGAAGTCGGCCAGGTGCCGGAGCTGTTCGACATCCCCGCCCACCCGTACAGCGAAGCGCTGCTGGCGGCCATCCCCGAGCACAGCATCGGCGCCGAGCGCCTGGCCACCCTGCCCGGCATCGTCCCCGGCCGCTATGACCGCCCGCAAGGCTGCCTGCTGTCGCCGCGCTGCCCCTATGTCCAGGAAAACTGCCGCCGGCAGCGCCCGGCCCTCGATCCCCAGGCCCACAGCCTGGTGCGTTGCTTCTATCCGCTGAACCAGGAGGTGGCGTGA
- a CDS encoding AraC family transcriptional regulator, translating to MSITTVPDGPGQTPLTADTVMRYHLCWKHRDLDGVMALYHPDIQYHDFFQNRVLGFDELRDYVRACLPHEAGEDIVHSDRIRVDGCTAFIQYQVTVQGGQGLVAFQSSEAITVRDGLIWRVNEYATLVRQGGNASLPHGPRPATSRLGLSPRQLSTMAQDLEHYFQAQRPYLDPELDLQQVADESGYSRNQISYLLNQVLGQSFYRYVNQARLQHLIASLDAGSARTAIDELAFNAGFNSLSAFYKCFREHTGLSPKAYLKQISLRART from the coding sequence ATGTCTATCACCACCGTCCCCGACGGCCCTGGGCAGACCCCGCTCACCGCCGACACCGTCATGCGCTACCACCTGTGCTGGAAGCATCGCGACCTGGACGGGGTGATGGCGCTGTACCACCCAGACATCCAGTACCACGACTTCTTCCAGAACCGCGTGCTCGGCTTCGACGAACTGCGCGACTACGTGCGCGCCTGCCTGCCCCATGAAGCCGGCGAGGACATCGTCCACAGCGACCGCATCCGCGTCGACGGCTGCACAGCGTTCATCCAGTACCAGGTCACGGTCCAGGGCGGCCAGGGATTGGTGGCGTTCCAGTCCAGCGAAGCGATCACGGTCCGGGACGGGCTGATCTGGCGGGTCAACGAATACGCCACCCTGGTGCGCCAGGGCGGCAATGCCAGCCTGCCGCACGGCCCGCGCCCGGCGACCAGCCGCCTGGGCCTGTCACCGCGCCAGCTGTCGACCATGGCCCAGGACCTGGAGCATTACTTCCAGGCCCAACGTCCCTACCTCGACCCGGAGCTCGACCTGCAGCAGGTTGCCGACGAAAGCGGCTACAGCCGCAACCAGATCTCCTACCTGCTCAACCAGGTGCTCGGTCAGAGCTTCTACCGCTACGTCAACCAGGCGCGCCTGCAACACCTGATAGCCAGCCTCGATGCTGGCAGCGCGCGTACAGCTATCGACGAACTGGCGTTCAATGCCGGCTTCAACTCGCTGTCAGCCTTCTACAAGTGCTTTCGCGAGCACACGGGACTGTCGCCCAAGGCCTACCTCAAGCAAATTTCCCTGCGTGCACGCACGTAA